The proteins below are encoded in one region of Dromaius novaehollandiae isolate bDroNov1 chromosome 9, bDroNov1.hap1, whole genome shotgun sequence:
- the EPHB3 gene encoding ephrin type-B receptor 3 isoform X2 — MGCSLAAEPPCLRETLMDTKWVTSELAWTTHPETGWEEVSGYDEAMNPIRTYQVCNVREANQNNWLRTKFIQRQDVQRVYVELKFTVRDCNSIPNIPGSCKETFNLFYYESDTDSASANSPFWMENPYIKVDTIAPDESFSKLESGRMNTKVRSFGPLSKNGFYLAFQDLGACMSLISVRAFYKKCSNTIAGFAIFPETLTGAEPTSLVIAPGTCIPNAVEVSVPLKLYCNGDGEWMVPVGACTCAAGYEPTMKDTQCQACGPGTFKSKQGEGPCSPCPPNSRTTSGAATVCTCRNGYYRADTDPADSACTSVPSAPRSVISNVNETSLVLEWSEPRDTGGRDDLLYNVICKKCSVERRVCTRCDDNVEFVPRQLGLTERRIYISNLMAHTQYTFEIQAVNGISSKSPYSPHFASVNITTNQAAPSAVPTMHLQGSTGNSMTLSWTPPERPNGIILDYEIKYSEKQGQGDGIANTVTSQNNMVRLDGLKANSRYVVQVRARTVAGYGLYSLPMEFQTTAENGSTSKSFQELPLIVGSATAVLVFVIAVVVIAIVCFRKGMVSENLLSSPLGRKQRNSTDPEYTEKLQQYVTPGMKVYIDPFTYEDPNEAVREFAKEIDISCVKIEEVIGAGEFGEVCRGRLKLPGRREIFVAIKTLKVGYTERQRRDFLSEASIMGQFDHPNIIHLEGVVTKSRPVMIITEFMENCALDSFLRLNDGQFTVIQLVGMLRGIAAGMKYLSEMNYVHRDLAARNILVNSNLVCKVSDFGLSRFLEDDPADPTYTSSLGGKIPIRWTAPEAIAYRKFTSASDVWSYGIVMWEVMSYGERPYWDMSNQDVINAVEQDYRLPPPMDCPTALHQLMLDCWVRDRNLRPKFAQIVNTLDKLIRNAASLKVIASVQSGVSQPLLDRTVPDYTTFTTVGDWLDAIKMGRYKENFVNAGFASFDLVAQMTAEDLLRIGVTLAGHQKKILSSIQDMRLQMNQTLPVQV; from the exons agacCCTGATGGACACGAAGTGGGTGACCTCCGAGTTGGCATGGACGACTCATCCGGAGACAGGG TGGGAAGAAGTTAGCGGTTATGATGAGGCCATGAACCCCATCCGCACGTACCAGGTATGCAACGTGCGGGAGGCCAACCAGAACAACTGGCTTCGTACCAAGTTCATCCAGCGCCAGGACGTCCAGCGTGTTTATGTGGAGCTGAAATTCACTGTGCGGGACTGCAACAGCATCCCCAACATCCCAGGTTCCTGCAAAGAGACGTTCAACCTCTTCTATTATGAATCGGATACAGATTCTGCCTCTGCAAATAGCCCTTTCTGGATGGAGAACCCCTATATCAAAGTGGATACAATTGCCCCTGATGAGAGCTTCTCCAAGCTGGAGTCTGGCCGCATGAACACCAAGGTGCGCAGTTTTGGCCCCCTCTCCAAGAATGGTTTTTATCTGGCCTTCCAGGACCTGGGAGCCTGCATGTCCCTCATCTCTGTCCGGGCTTTCTACAAGAAATGCTCCAACACCATTGCTGGCTTTGCTATCTTCCCGGAGACTTTAACAGGGGCTGAGCCCACCTCTCTCGTCATTGCACCGGGCACCTGCATCCCTAACGCGGTGGAAGTGTCTGTACCCCTGAAGCTGTACTGTAATGGCGACGGTGAGTGGATGGTACCCGTGGGAGCTTGTACATGTGCTGCTGGATATGAGCCGACCATGAAGGATACCCAGTGCCAAG CGTGTGGTCCAGGAACCTTCAAGTCTAAGCAAGGGGAAGgcccctgctctccctgccctcccaacAGCCGGACGACCTCTGGAGCAGCAACGGTTTGCACATGTCGAAACGGCTATTATCGGGCGGACACAGACCCTGCAGACAGTGCCTGCACCA GCGTCCCATCTGCCCCCCGCAGCGTCATCTCCAACGTGAATGAGACGTCCCTGGTGCTAGAGTGGAGTGAGCCGCGGGACACAGGCGGGCGGGATGACCTGCTCTACAACGTCATCTGCAAGAAGTGCAGCGTGGAGAGGCGTGTGTGCACGCGCTGTGACGACAACGTGGAGTTCGTGCCACGCCAGCTCGGCCTCACTGAGCGTCGCATCTACATCAGCAACCTGATGGCCCACACCCAGTACACCTTCGAGATCCAGGCCGTGAACGGCATCTCCAGCAAGAGCCCCTACTCTCCCCATTTCGCCTCTGTCAACATCACCACCAACCAGGCAG CCCCATCCGCTGTGCCTACGATGCACCTGCAGGGCAGCACTGGGAACAGCATGACACTGTCGTGGACTCCCCCGGAGAGACCCAACGGCATCATTCTCGACTATGAGATCAAGTACTCTGAGAAG CAAGGCCAGGGTGATGGCATTGCCAACACTGTCACCAGTCAGAACAACATGGTGCGGCTGGATGGGCTGAAAGCCAACTCCCGGTATGTGGTGCAGGTCCGGGCACGCACAGTGGCTGGATATGGCCTCTACAGCCTCCCCATGGAGTTTCAGACAACTGCAGAGAATG GTTCCACTAGCAAGAGTTTCCAGGAGCTGCCTCTGATTGTGGGTTCGGCCACCGCGGTGCTGGTGTTTGTCATCGCTGTGGTGGTCATCGCTATCGTCTGCTTCAG GAAAGGGATGGTTTCTGAAAACCTCCTCTCGTCTCCTTTGGGCAGGAAGCAGCGCAACAGCACAGATCCTGAGTACACAGAGAAGCTGCAGCAATACG TCACTCCTGGGATGAAGGTCTACATCGACCCCTTCACCTATGAGGACCCCAACGAAGCTGTCCGGGAGTTTGCCAAAGAGATTGACATCTCCTGCGTCAAAATTGAGGAGGTCATCGGAGCAG GGGAGTTTGGTGAGGTGTGCCGCGGGCGCCTGAAGCTGCCCGGCCGCCGCGAGATCTTTGTGGCCATCAAGACGCTGAAGGTGGGTTACACGGAGCGGCAGCGGCGGGACTTCTTGAGCGAAGCCAGCATCATGGGCCAGTTTGACCACCCCAACATCATCCACCTGGAGGGTGTGGTGACCAAGAGCCGCCCTGTCATGATCATCACAGAGTTCATGGAGAACTGCGCTCTTGACTCCTTCCTCCGG CTGAACGACGGGCAGTTCACAGTCATCCAGCTGGTGGGGATGCTGCGAGGCATCGCTGCTGGCATGAAGTACCTTTCAGAGATGAACTATGTGCACCGGGACTTGGCTGCCCGCAACATCCTGGTCAACAGCAACTTGGTCTGCAAAGTGTCTGACTTTGGGCTCTCTCGCTTCCTGGAGGATGACCCAGCTGACCCGACCTACACCAGCTCCCTG GGTGGCAAGATCCCTATCAGATGGACAGCTCCAGAGGCCATCGCCTACCGCAAATTCACCTCGGCCAGCGACGTGTGGAGCTATGGCATCGTCATGTGGGAAGTGATGTCCTACGGGGAGCGGCCCTACTGGGACATGTCCAACCAGGAT GTGATCAACGCGGTGGAGCAAGATTACCGCCTGCCACCCCCCATGgactgccccacggcgctgcatCAGCTGATGTTGGACTGCTGGGTGCGTGACCGCAACCTGCGGCCCAAGTTTGCACAGATCGTCAACACGCTGGACAAGCTCATCCGCAACGCTGCCAGCCTGAAAGTCATCGCCAGCGTCCAGTCTGG TGTCTCACAGCCACTCCTGGACCGCACCGTCCCGGACTACACCACCTTCACCACTGTGGGAGACTGGCTGGACGCCATCAAAATGGGACGGTACAAGGAGAACTTCGTCAATGCTGGCTTTGCCTCCTTCGACCTGGTGGCACAGATGACTGCAGA AGATCTGCTGAGGATAGGGGTGACGCTAGCAGGGCACCAGAAGAAGATCCTGAGCAGCATTCAGGACATGAGGCTGCAGATGAACCAGACGCTGCCGGTTCAGGTTTGA
- the EPHB3 gene encoding ephrin type-B receptor 3 isoform X1 encodes MAAPPPPLLPLLLLLLLPAGRRALEETLMDTKWVTSELAWTTHPETGWEEVSGYDEAMNPIRTYQVCNVREANQNNWLRTKFIQRQDVQRVYVELKFTVRDCNSIPNIPGSCKETFNLFYYESDTDSASANSPFWMENPYIKVDTIAPDESFSKLESGRMNTKVRSFGPLSKNGFYLAFQDLGACMSLISVRAFYKKCSNTIAGFAIFPETLTGAEPTSLVIAPGTCIPNAVEVSVPLKLYCNGDGEWMVPVGACTCAAGYEPTMKDTQCQACGPGTFKSKQGEGPCSPCPPNSRTTSGAATVCTCRNGYYRADTDPADSACTSVPSAPRSVISNVNETSLVLEWSEPRDTGGRDDLLYNVICKKCSVERRVCTRCDDNVEFVPRQLGLTERRIYISNLMAHTQYTFEIQAVNGISSKSPYSPHFASVNITTNQAAPSAVPTMHLQGSTGNSMTLSWTPPERPNGIILDYEIKYSEKQGQGDGIANTVTSQNNMVRLDGLKANSRYVVQVRARTVAGYGLYSLPMEFQTTAENGSTSKSFQELPLIVGSATAVLVFVIAVVVIAIVCFRKGMVSENLLSSPLGRKQRNSTDPEYTEKLQQYVTPGMKVYIDPFTYEDPNEAVREFAKEIDISCVKIEEVIGAGEFGEVCRGRLKLPGRREIFVAIKTLKVGYTERQRRDFLSEASIMGQFDHPNIIHLEGVVTKSRPVMIITEFMENCALDSFLRLNDGQFTVIQLVGMLRGIAAGMKYLSEMNYVHRDLAARNILVNSNLVCKVSDFGLSRFLEDDPADPTYTSSLGGKIPIRWTAPEAIAYRKFTSASDVWSYGIVMWEVMSYGERPYWDMSNQDVINAVEQDYRLPPPMDCPTALHQLMLDCWVRDRNLRPKFAQIVNTLDKLIRNAASLKVIASVQSGVSQPLLDRTVPDYTTFTTVGDWLDAIKMGRYKENFVNAGFASFDLVAQMTAEDLLRIGVTLAGHQKKILSSIQDMRLQMNQTLPVQV; translated from the exons agacCCTGATGGACACGAAGTGGGTGACCTCCGAGTTGGCATGGACGACTCATCCGGAGACAGGG TGGGAAGAAGTTAGCGGTTATGATGAGGCCATGAACCCCATCCGCACGTACCAGGTATGCAACGTGCGGGAGGCCAACCAGAACAACTGGCTTCGTACCAAGTTCATCCAGCGCCAGGACGTCCAGCGTGTTTATGTGGAGCTGAAATTCACTGTGCGGGACTGCAACAGCATCCCCAACATCCCAGGTTCCTGCAAAGAGACGTTCAACCTCTTCTATTATGAATCGGATACAGATTCTGCCTCTGCAAATAGCCCTTTCTGGATGGAGAACCCCTATATCAAAGTGGATACAATTGCCCCTGATGAGAGCTTCTCCAAGCTGGAGTCTGGCCGCATGAACACCAAGGTGCGCAGTTTTGGCCCCCTCTCCAAGAATGGTTTTTATCTGGCCTTCCAGGACCTGGGAGCCTGCATGTCCCTCATCTCTGTCCGGGCTTTCTACAAGAAATGCTCCAACACCATTGCTGGCTTTGCTATCTTCCCGGAGACTTTAACAGGGGCTGAGCCCACCTCTCTCGTCATTGCACCGGGCACCTGCATCCCTAACGCGGTGGAAGTGTCTGTACCCCTGAAGCTGTACTGTAATGGCGACGGTGAGTGGATGGTACCCGTGGGAGCTTGTACATGTGCTGCTGGATATGAGCCGACCATGAAGGATACCCAGTGCCAAG CGTGTGGTCCAGGAACCTTCAAGTCTAAGCAAGGGGAAGgcccctgctctccctgccctcccaacAGCCGGACGACCTCTGGAGCAGCAACGGTTTGCACATGTCGAAACGGCTATTATCGGGCGGACACAGACCCTGCAGACAGTGCCTGCACCA GCGTCCCATCTGCCCCCCGCAGCGTCATCTCCAACGTGAATGAGACGTCCCTGGTGCTAGAGTGGAGTGAGCCGCGGGACACAGGCGGGCGGGATGACCTGCTCTACAACGTCATCTGCAAGAAGTGCAGCGTGGAGAGGCGTGTGTGCACGCGCTGTGACGACAACGTGGAGTTCGTGCCACGCCAGCTCGGCCTCACTGAGCGTCGCATCTACATCAGCAACCTGATGGCCCACACCCAGTACACCTTCGAGATCCAGGCCGTGAACGGCATCTCCAGCAAGAGCCCCTACTCTCCCCATTTCGCCTCTGTCAACATCACCACCAACCAGGCAG CCCCATCCGCTGTGCCTACGATGCACCTGCAGGGCAGCACTGGGAACAGCATGACACTGTCGTGGACTCCCCCGGAGAGACCCAACGGCATCATTCTCGACTATGAGATCAAGTACTCTGAGAAG CAAGGCCAGGGTGATGGCATTGCCAACACTGTCACCAGTCAGAACAACATGGTGCGGCTGGATGGGCTGAAAGCCAACTCCCGGTATGTGGTGCAGGTCCGGGCACGCACAGTGGCTGGATATGGCCTCTACAGCCTCCCCATGGAGTTTCAGACAACTGCAGAGAATG GTTCCACTAGCAAGAGTTTCCAGGAGCTGCCTCTGATTGTGGGTTCGGCCACCGCGGTGCTGGTGTTTGTCATCGCTGTGGTGGTCATCGCTATCGTCTGCTTCAG GAAAGGGATGGTTTCTGAAAACCTCCTCTCGTCTCCTTTGGGCAGGAAGCAGCGCAACAGCACAGATCCTGAGTACACAGAGAAGCTGCAGCAATACG TCACTCCTGGGATGAAGGTCTACATCGACCCCTTCACCTATGAGGACCCCAACGAAGCTGTCCGGGAGTTTGCCAAAGAGATTGACATCTCCTGCGTCAAAATTGAGGAGGTCATCGGAGCAG GGGAGTTTGGTGAGGTGTGCCGCGGGCGCCTGAAGCTGCCCGGCCGCCGCGAGATCTTTGTGGCCATCAAGACGCTGAAGGTGGGTTACACGGAGCGGCAGCGGCGGGACTTCTTGAGCGAAGCCAGCATCATGGGCCAGTTTGACCACCCCAACATCATCCACCTGGAGGGTGTGGTGACCAAGAGCCGCCCTGTCATGATCATCACAGAGTTCATGGAGAACTGCGCTCTTGACTCCTTCCTCCGG CTGAACGACGGGCAGTTCACAGTCATCCAGCTGGTGGGGATGCTGCGAGGCATCGCTGCTGGCATGAAGTACCTTTCAGAGATGAACTATGTGCACCGGGACTTGGCTGCCCGCAACATCCTGGTCAACAGCAACTTGGTCTGCAAAGTGTCTGACTTTGGGCTCTCTCGCTTCCTGGAGGATGACCCAGCTGACCCGACCTACACCAGCTCCCTG GGTGGCAAGATCCCTATCAGATGGACAGCTCCAGAGGCCATCGCCTACCGCAAATTCACCTCGGCCAGCGACGTGTGGAGCTATGGCATCGTCATGTGGGAAGTGATGTCCTACGGGGAGCGGCCCTACTGGGACATGTCCAACCAGGAT GTGATCAACGCGGTGGAGCAAGATTACCGCCTGCCACCCCCCATGgactgccccacggcgctgcatCAGCTGATGTTGGACTGCTGGGTGCGTGACCGCAACCTGCGGCCCAAGTTTGCACAGATCGTCAACACGCTGGACAAGCTCATCCGCAACGCTGCCAGCCTGAAAGTCATCGCCAGCGTCCAGTCTGG TGTCTCACAGCCACTCCTGGACCGCACCGTCCCGGACTACACCACCTTCACCACTGTGGGAGACTGGCTGGACGCCATCAAAATGGGACGGTACAAGGAGAACTTCGTCAATGCTGGCTTTGCCTCCTTCGACCTGGTGGCACAGATGACTGCAGA AGATCTGCTGAGGATAGGGGTGACGCTAGCAGGGCACCAGAAGAAGATCCTGAGCAGCATTCAGGACATGAGGCTGCAGATGAACCAGACGCTGCCGGTTCAGGTTTGA
- the EPHB3 gene encoding ephrin type-B receptor 3 isoform X3: MAAPPPPLLPLLLLLLLPAGRRALEETLMDTKWVTSELAWTTHPETGWEEVSGYDEAMNPIRTYQVCNVREANQNNWLRTKFIQRQDVQRVYVELKFTVRDCNSIPNIPGSCKETFNLFYYESDTDSASANSPFWMENPYIKVDTIAPDESFSKLESGRMNTKVRSFGPLSKNGFYLAFQDLGACMSLISVRAFYKKCSNTIAGFAIFPETLTGAEPTSLVIAPGTCIPNAVEVSVPLKLYCNGDGEWMVPVGACTCAAGYEPTMKDTQCQACGPGTFKSKQGEGPCSPCPPNSRTTSGAATVCTCRNGYYRADTDPADSACTSVPSAPRSVISNVNETSLVLEWSEPRDTGGRDDLLYNVICKKCSVERRVCTRCDDNVEFVPRQLGLTERRIYISNLMAHTQYTFEIQAVNGISSKSPYSPHFASVNITTNQAAPSAVPTMHLQGSTGNSMTLSWTPPERPNGIILDYEIKYSEKQGQGDGIANTVTSQNNMVRLDGLKANSRYVVQVRARTVAGYGLYSLPMEFQTTAENGSTSKSFQELPLIVGSATAVLVFVIAVVVIAIVCFRKQRNSTDPEYTEKLQQYVTPGMKVYIDPFTYEDPNEAVREFAKEIDISCVKIEEVIGAGEFGEVCRGRLKLPGRREIFVAIKTLKVGYTERQRRDFLSEASIMGQFDHPNIIHLEGVVTKSRPVMIITEFMENCALDSFLRLNDGQFTVIQLVGMLRGIAAGMKYLSEMNYVHRDLAARNILVNSNLVCKVSDFGLSRFLEDDPADPTYTSSLGGKIPIRWTAPEAIAYRKFTSASDVWSYGIVMWEVMSYGERPYWDMSNQDVINAVEQDYRLPPPMDCPTALHQLMLDCWVRDRNLRPKFAQIVNTLDKLIRNAASLKVIASVQSGVSQPLLDRTVPDYTTFTTVGDWLDAIKMGRYKENFVNAGFASFDLVAQMTAEDLLRIGVTLAGHQKKILSSIQDMRLQMNQTLPVQV; encoded by the exons agacCCTGATGGACACGAAGTGGGTGACCTCCGAGTTGGCATGGACGACTCATCCGGAGACAGGG TGGGAAGAAGTTAGCGGTTATGATGAGGCCATGAACCCCATCCGCACGTACCAGGTATGCAACGTGCGGGAGGCCAACCAGAACAACTGGCTTCGTACCAAGTTCATCCAGCGCCAGGACGTCCAGCGTGTTTATGTGGAGCTGAAATTCACTGTGCGGGACTGCAACAGCATCCCCAACATCCCAGGTTCCTGCAAAGAGACGTTCAACCTCTTCTATTATGAATCGGATACAGATTCTGCCTCTGCAAATAGCCCTTTCTGGATGGAGAACCCCTATATCAAAGTGGATACAATTGCCCCTGATGAGAGCTTCTCCAAGCTGGAGTCTGGCCGCATGAACACCAAGGTGCGCAGTTTTGGCCCCCTCTCCAAGAATGGTTTTTATCTGGCCTTCCAGGACCTGGGAGCCTGCATGTCCCTCATCTCTGTCCGGGCTTTCTACAAGAAATGCTCCAACACCATTGCTGGCTTTGCTATCTTCCCGGAGACTTTAACAGGGGCTGAGCCCACCTCTCTCGTCATTGCACCGGGCACCTGCATCCCTAACGCGGTGGAAGTGTCTGTACCCCTGAAGCTGTACTGTAATGGCGACGGTGAGTGGATGGTACCCGTGGGAGCTTGTACATGTGCTGCTGGATATGAGCCGACCATGAAGGATACCCAGTGCCAAG CGTGTGGTCCAGGAACCTTCAAGTCTAAGCAAGGGGAAGgcccctgctctccctgccctcccaacAGCCGGACGACCTCTGGAGCAGCAACGGTTTGCACATGTCGAAACGGCTATTATCGGGCGGACACAGACCCTGCAGACAGTGCCTGCACCA GCGTCCCATCTGCCCCCCGCAGCGTCATCTCCAACGTGAATGAGACGTCCCTGGTGCTAGAGTGGAGTGAGCCGCGGGACACAGGCGGGCGGGATGACCTGCTCTACAACGTCATCTGCAAGAAGTGCAGCGTGGAGAGGCGTGTGTGCACGCGCTGTGACGACAACGTGGAGTTCGTGCCACGCCAGCTCGGCCTCACTGAGCGTCGCATCTACATCAGCAACCTGATGGCCCACACCCAGTACACCTTCGAGATCCAGGCCGTGAACGGCATCTCCAGCAAGAGCCCCTACTCTCCCCATTTCGCCTCTGTCAACATCACCACCAACCAGGCAG CCCCATCCGCTGTGCCTACGATGCACCTGCAGGGCAGCACTGGGAACAGCATGACACTGTCGTGGACTCCCCCGGAGAGACCCAACGGCATCATTCTCGACTATGAGATCAAGTACTCTGAGAAG CAAGGCCAGGGTGATGGCATTGCCAACACTGTCACCAGTCAGAACAACATGGTGCGGCTGGATGGGCTGAAAGCCAACTCCCGGTATGTGGTGCAGGTCCGGGCACGCACAGTGGCTGGATATGGCCTCTACAGCCTCCCCATGGAGTTTCAGACAACTGCAGAGAATG GTTCCACTAGCAAGAGTTTCCAGGAGCTGCCTCTGATTGTGGGTTCGGCCACCGCGGTGCTGGTGTTTGTCATCGCTGTGGTGGTCATCGCTATCGTCTGCTTCAG GAAGCAGCGCAACAGCACAGATCCTGAGTACACAGAGAAGCTGCAGCAATACG TCACTCCTGGGATGAAGGTCTACATCGACCCCTTCACCTATGAGGACCCCAACGAAGCTGTCCGGGAGTTTGCCAAAGAGATTGACATCTCCTGCGTCAAAATTGAGGAGGTCATCGGAGCAG GGGAGTTTGGTGAGGTGTGCCGCGGGCGCCTGAAGCTGCCCGGCCGCCGCGAGATCTTTGTGGCCATCAAGACGCTGAAGGTGGGTTACACGGAGCGGCAGCGGCGGGACTTCTTGAGCGAAGCCAGCATCATGGGCCAGTTTGACCACCCCAACATCATCCACCTGGAGGGTGTGGTGACCAAGAGCCGCCCTGTCATGATCATCACAGAGTTCATGGAGAACTGCGCTCTTGACTCCTTCCTCCGG CTGAACGACGGGCAGTTCACAGTCATCCAGCTGGTGGGGATGCTGCGAGGCATCGCTGCTGGCATGAAGTACCTTTCAGAGATGAACTATGTGCACCGGGACTTGGCTGCCCGCAACATCCTGGTCAACAGCAACTTGGTCTGCAAAGTGTCTGACTTTGGGCTCTCTCGCTTCCTGGAGGATGACCCAGCTGACCCGACCTACACCAGCTCCCTG GGTGGCAAGATCCCTATCAGATGGACAGCTCCAGAGGCCATCGCCTACCGCAAATTCACCTCGGCCAGCGACGTGTGGAGCTATGGCATCGTCATGTGGGAAGTGATGTCCTACGGGGAGCGGCCCTACTGGGACATGTCCAACCAGGAT GTGATCAACGCGGTGGAGCAAGATTACCGCCTGCCACCCCCCATGgactgccccacggcgctgcatCAGCTGATGTTGGACTGCTGGGTGCGTGACCGCAACCTGCGGCCCAAGTTTGCACAGATCGTCAACACGCTGGACAAGCTCATCCGCAACGCTGCCAGCCTGAAAGTCATCGCCAGCGTCCAGTCTGG TGTCTCACAGCCACTCCTGGACCGCACCGTCCCGGACTACACCACCTTCACCACTGTGGGAGACTGGCTGGACGCCATCAAAATGGGACGGTACAAGGAGAACTTCGTCAATGCTGGCTTTGCCTCCTTCGACCTGGTGGCACAGATGACTGCAGA AGATCTGCTGAGGATAGGGGTGACGCTAGCAGGGCACCAGAAGAAGATCCTGAGCAGCATTCAGGACATGAGGCTGCAGATGAACCAGACGCTGCCGGTTCAGGTTTGA